A single Blastococcus colisei DNA region contains:
- a CDS encoding GNAT family N-acetyltransferase yields the protein MSVRPIRPDDVPAVVGLVRELADYEKALHEVRLTEEQLTECLFGDSPALFGHVAVADDGVTLGNVVGVALWFLNFSTWRGTHGVYLEDLYVQPGQRGRGLGKELLRTLAAVCVERGYSRLEWSVLDWNTPSIEFYKAAGAVPMDGWTVFRLTDEALTDFAADRRT from the coding sequence ATGAGCGTGCGGCCCATCCGCCCCGACGACGTCCCCGCGGTGGTCGGGCTCGTCCGCGAGCTCGCCGACTACGAGAAGGCGCTGCACGAGGTCCGCCTGACCGAGGAGCAGCTCACCGAGTGCCTCTTCGGCGACTCGCCCGCCCTCTTCGGCCACGTCGCTGTAGCTGACGACGGGGTGACCCTCGGGAACGTCGTCGGGGTCGCCCTGTGGTTCCTGAACTTCTCCACCTGGCGCGGCACCCACGGCGTCTACCTCGAGGACCTCTACGTGCAGCCCGGGCAGCGCGGCCGAGGGCTCGGCAAGGAGCTGCTGCGCACGCTGGCCGCGGTCTGCGTCGAGCGCGGGTACTCGCGGCTGGAGTGGTCGGTGCTCGACTGGAACACCCCGTCGATCGAGTTCTACAAGGCGGCCGGCGCCGTCCCCATGGACGGATGGACCGTCTTCCGTCTCACCGACGAGGCCCTGACCGACTTCGCCGCCGACCGGAGGACCTGA
- a CDS encoding HAD-IIA family hydrolase, translating into MTIERAPAECWLTDMDGVLVHEEKALPGAAEFLDQLVAKQRRFLVLTNNSIFTPRDLAARLARTGLHVPEESIWTSALATADFLKTQLPGGSAFVIGEAGLTTALHEVGYVMTDTDPDYVVLGETRTYSFEAITRAIRLVGRGARFIATNPDVTGPSPEGPLPATGSVAAMITRATGAEPYFVGKPNPMMFRSAMNRIDAHSESTIMIGDRMDTDVVAGIEAGLETVLVLSGSTAAADVARFPFRPSRILDSIADVIDLI; encoded by the coding sequence ATGACCATCGAACGCGCGCCCGCCGAGTGCTGGCTCACCGACATGGACGGCGTGCTCGTCCACGAGGAGAAGGCGCTGCCCGGCGCCGCGGAGTTCCTGGACCAGCTGGTCGCGAAGCAGCGCCGCTTCCTGGTGCTCACCAACAACTCGATCTTCACCCCGCGTGACCTGGCCGCCCGCCTCGCGCGCACCGGCCTGCACGTGCCGGAGGAGTCGATCTGGACCTCCGCCCTGGCGACGGCGGACTTCCTCAAGACGCAGCTCCCGGGTGGCTCCGCCTTCGTGATCGGCGAGGCCGGCCTCACCACCGCACTGCACGAGGTGGGCTACGTCATGACCGACACGGACCCGGACTACGTGGTCCTCGGCGAGACGCGCACCTACTCGTTCGAGGCGATCACCCGGGCCATCCGGCTGGTCGGGCGGGGCGCCCGGTTCATCGCCACCAACCCCGACGTCACCGGCCCGTCGCCCGAGGGGCCGCTGCCCGCGACCGGCTCCGTCGCGGCGATGATCACCCGCGCGACCGGCGCCGAGCCCTACTTCGTCGGCAAACCCAACCCGATGATGTTCCGCAGCGCGATGAACCGGATCGACGCGCACTCGGAATCGACGATCATGATCGGCGACCGGATGGACACCGACGTCGTGGCCGGTATCGAGGCCGGGCTGGAGACGGTGTTGGTGCTGTCGGGCTCCACCGCGGCGGCCGACGTCGCCCGCTTCCCGTTCCGCCCCAGCCGGATCCTCGACTCGATCGCCGACGTCATCGACCTGATCTGA
- a CDS encoding sensor histidine kinase: MSSLSERLTRGSASTPSQVDHARRLVADWQLLADLAFADLTLWVPLPTGAWWCVAQVRPLTAPTSRPEDLVGSEVAGELAEPFRTAHREGRPLTEGEPDWSGATPRRREVIPVRHDGVAVAVLAKDTNLAVTRSPSTLELTYLDIAADLCLMVSAGTFPPQKLQDAEMSPRVGDGLVRLDGAGRATYASPNALSAYRRIGVSGDVVGADLADLTRGVCADRVAGEAVAAGIAAAVAGRFPDPMDVESRTATMLLRALPLQAPGGEEGALVLVRDVTDVRSRDRALLTKDATIREIHHRVKNNLQTVAALLRLQARRMTEPAARAALEESVRRVASIAVVHETLAGSREDVVDVDDVLDQVLPMLGDLTSIGPAAGTRRTGSFGELPAAAATPLVLAVTELLHNAAEHAFPEGPGSIELVAERDDEDLVVRVRDNGTGLPEGFDPAANDGLGLQIVRTLVTSELGGTLSMTSPPSGAAAGQRGTEVVLALPGAGRPRR, from the coding sequence ATGAGCAGCCTCTCGGAACGCCTGACCCGCGGGTCGGCGTCGACCCCCTCGCAGGTCGACCACGCGCGCCGGCTGGTCGCCGACTGGCAACTGCTGGCCGATCTCGCGTTCGCCGACCTGACCCTGTGGGTTCCCCTGCCCACCGGTGCGTGGTGGTGCGTGGCGCAGGTCCGCCCGCTGACCGCGCCCACGAGCCGACCGGAGGACCTGGTCGGCAGCGAGGTCGCCGGCGAGCTCGCCGAGCCCTTCAGGACGGCGCACCGCGAGGGGCGACCGCTCACCGAGGGCGAGCCCGACTGGTCCGGTGCGACGCCACGACGCCGCGAGGTGATCCCGGTCCGGCACGACGGCGTGGCCGTGGCGGTGCTGGCGAAGGACACCAACCTCGCGGTGACCCGGTCGCCCTCCACCCTGGAGCTCACCTACCTCGACATCGCCGCCGACCTCTGCCTCATGGTGTCGGCGGGGACGTTCCCTCCGCAGAAACTCCAGGACGCCGAGATGAGCCCCCGCGTGGGCGACGGCCTGGTCCGCCTCGACGGGGCGGGCCGGGCGACCTACGCCAGTCCCAACGCGCTGTCGGCCTACCGCCGGATCGGGGTGTCCGGAGACGTCGTCGGCGCCGACCTGGCCGACCTCACCCGAGGCGTGTGCGCCGACCGCGTGGCCGGCGAGGCCGTGGCCGCGGGGATCGCCGCCGCCGTCGCGGGCCGGTTCCCCGACCCCATGGACGTCGAGAGCCGCACGGCCACGATGCTCCTGCGCGCGCTGCCACTGCAGGCCCCGGGCGGTGAGGAGGGGGCGCTGGTCCTCGTCCGCGACGTCACCGACGTCCGCAGCCGGGACCGTGCGCTGCTCACCAAGGACGCCACCATCCGGGAGATCCACCACCGGGTGAAGAACAACCTGCAGACCGTCGCGGCCCTGCTGCGGCTGCAGGCACGCCGCATGACCGAGCCGGCCGCGCGTGCCGCCCTGGAGGAGTCCGTCCGGAGGGTCGCCTCGATCGCGGTCGTCCACGAGACCCTGGCCGGCAGCCGCGAGGACGTCGTCGACGTGGACGACGTCCTGGACCAGGTGCTGCCCATGCTCGGCGACCTGACCTCCATCGGCCCGGCGGCGGGCACGCGGCGCACCGGCTCCTTCGGCGAGCTGCCCGCCGCGGCCGCCACACCGCTGGTCCTGGCGGTGACCGAGTTGTTGCACAACGCCGCCGAGCACGCCTTTCCCGAGGGGCCGGGCAGCATCGAGCTGGTCGCGGAGCGGGACGACGAGGACCTGGTGGTACGGGTGCGGGACAACGGCACCGGCCTGCCGGAGGGTTTCGACCCGGCTGCCAACGACGGGCTGGGACTGCAGATCGTGCGGACACTGGTCACCAGCGAGCTGGGCGGCACGCTGTCGATGACCAGCCCGCCGAGCGGAGCTGCCGCCGGCCAGCGGGGCACCGAGGTGGTCCTCGCGCTGCCCGGAGCAGGCCGGCCGCGACGCTGA
- a CDS encoding diacylglycerol/lipid kinase family protein, whose product MRALVVVNPAATTTSAKMRDVLVGALASELKLDVVETSHRGHARELAHQAVAEGMDLVVSVGGDGTVNEVVNGLLGDGPAPHLPMLAVVPGGSTNVFSRALGRSRDPVEATAEILASLRAGRTRLVSLGTASATGTSSAPVSGVEPATASAVATADAAVHDEWTAPRWFVFTAGLGFDAEVLARVEARRAAGRRSTGALYVKEATTAFLLGRERRRPALALHLPDEPDLEELFLCLVSNVSPWTYLGGRPVNPSPEASFDTGLDVFALGRMGPLRMLHTLRQALAREPDARGRGVHRRHDLEELSLTAVRPQGWQVDGDHLGTATGLRVRHVPAALRVVA is encoded by the coding sequence ATGCGCGCGCTCGTGGTGGTCAACCCGGCGGCGACGACCACCAGCGCCAAGATGCGCGACGTCCTGGTCGGCGCCCTCGCCAGCGAGCTCAAGCTGGACGTCGTCGAGACCTCCCACCGCGGGCACGCCCGCGAACTCGCCCACCAGGCGGTCGCCGAGGGCATGGACCTCGTCGTCTCCGTGGGCGGTGACGGCACGGTCAACGAGGTCGTCAACGGACTGCTCGGCGACGGTCCGGCGCCCCACCTGCCGATGCTCGCCGTCGTGCCGGGCGGCTCGACCAATGTCTTCTCCCGGGCCCTCGGACGCTCCCGCGACCCCGTCGAGGCCACGGCAGAGATCCTGGCCTCGCTGCGCGCCGGACGGACCCGGCTGGTCTCCCTCGGCACCGCCAGCGCCACGGGAACCAGCAGCGCACCGGTGAGCGGCGTCGAGCCGGCCACTGCGTCGGCGGTGGCCACCGCCGACGCCGCCGTGCACGACGAGTGGACCGCGCCCCGCTGGTTCGTCTTCACGGCAGGGTTGGGCTTCGACGCGGAGGTGCTCGCACGGGTCGAGGCCCGCCGGGCGGCCGGCCGCCGCTCCACCGGAGCCCTCTACGTGAAGGAGGCGACCACCGCCTTCCTGCTCGGGCGGGAACGACGTCGTCCGGCCCTGGCGCTGCACCTGCCGGACGAGCCGGACCTGGAGGAACTGTTCCTCTGCCTGGTGTCCAACGTGAGCCCGTGGACATATCTGGGCGGGCGCCCGGTGAACCCGTCGCCGGAGGCGTCCTTCGACACCGGTCTGGACGTCTTCGCCCTGGGCCGGATGGGCCCGCTGCGGATGCTGCACACGCTGCGCCAGGCTCTCGCCCGTGAACCCGACGCGCGCGGCCGCGGCGTGCACCGCCGGCACGACCTGGAGGAGCTCTCCCTGACCGCCGTCCGGCCGCAGGGCTGGCAGGTGGACGGCGATCACCTGGGGACGGCGACCGGGCTGCGGGTGCGCCACGTGCCGGCCGCTCTCCGCGTCGTGGCCTGA
- a CDS encoding WhiB family transcriptional regulator: MDWRHRALCRDEDPELFFPIGTAGPAVVQIEQAKAVCRRCPVTQSCLDWALRSGQDSGVWGGLSEDERRALKRRQARTRVHTA; the protein is encoded by the coding sequence ATGGACTGGCGCCACCGCGCGCTCTGCCGGGACGAGGATCCGGAGCTGTTCTTCCCGATCGGGACGGCCGGCCCGGCAGTCGTGCAGATCGAGCAGGCCAAGGCCGTGTGCCGCCGCTGCCCCGTGACGCAGTCGTGCCTGGACTGGGCCCTGCGCTCGGGTCAGGACTCCGGCGTCTGGGGTGGGCTGTCCGAGGACGAGCGACGCGCGCTCAAGCGCCGTCAGGCTCGCACCCGGGTGCACACCGCCTGA
- the pssA gene encoding CDP-diacylglycerol--serine O-phosphatidyltransferase has protein sequence MPPTRRTATVEFVRGSVRGTRRRALASLPSLFTLGNMFCGFFAILVSIRGQYSLAAVLIGLSVVFDIADGAVARLVGAVTPFGLQFDSLADLVSFGLAPALLAFTLFSQGKDEWDPLGWVVCFVWVACAAIRLARFNTTIDPTADKRYFIGMPSPGAAGVVLASVFAFGDDMQGRDRLWVLLIVLVPALLMVTNIRFRSFRSLVSPKSGRPYGLIATALLLVVGFALWPVVTGMFLAYGYLFAPVLVPVLAPLGRLLPGKLKEALS, from the coding sequence ATGCCACCGACCCGGCGCACCGCCACCGTGGAGTTCGTCCGCGGCTCCGTCCGCGGTACCCGCCGCCGGGCCCTCGCGAGCCTGCCCAGCCTCTTCACCCTCGGCAACATGTTCTGCGGGTTCTTCGCCATCCTGGTGTCGATCCGCGGCCAGTACAGCCTCGCGGCGGTCCTGATCGGGCTGTCGGTCGTCTTCGACATCGCCGACGGCGCCGTCGCCCGGCTGGTCGGCGCCGTCACCCCCTTCGGCCTGCAGTTCGACTCCCTCGCCGACCTGGTGTCCTTCGGTCTGGCGCCGGCCCTGCTGGCCTTCACACTCTTCTCGCAGGGGAAGGACGAGTGGGATCCCCTGGGCTGGGTGGTGTGCTTCGTCTGGGTGGCCTGCGCCGCGATCCGGCTGGCCAGGTTCAACACGACGATCGATCCGACCGCCGACAAGCGGTACTTCATCGGCATGCCGAGCCCCGGCGCCGCCGGCGTCGTCCTCGCCTCGGTGTTCGCCTTCGGTGACGACATGCAGGGCCGTGACCGGCTGTGGGTGCTGCTCATCGTCCTCGTGCCGGCCCTGCTGATGGTCACCAACATCCGGTTCCGCTCCTTCCGTTCGCTGGTCAGTCCCAAGAGCGGGCGGCCGTACGGGCTCATCGCCACCGCGCTGCTGCTGGTGGTCGGATTCGCCCTGTGGCCGGTCGTCACGGGCATGTTCCTGGCCTACGGCTACCTGTTCGCGCCGGTCCTCGTCCCCGTCCTCGCTCCGCTGGGCAGGCTGCTCCCGGGCAAGCTGAAGGAGGCCCTCTCATGA